CGTGCGGCGTCGACCAGGTCGGCGGGGACCCAGTCCGGGACCAGGATCATCGCGGTCCAGTGCCAGGCCGACTTGTCCCGCCGGGTCGTGAAGGCGCTCATGTCCTCGGCCCACCACAGCGCCTCCAGCGGCGGCACCACGTAGTCGCGCCCCAGCTGCTGCTTGCTGGCGAACTTGGTGGCGTAGGCGACGGGGTAGAGCACCGCTAGGGCGTCCGCGTACGCCGCGGTGTTGGGGTCGCCGTGCCCGTCGATCATCAGGTAGCGCATCGGCGGCACCACCAGGTCGCGCCAGGCGCCGCGGGTGACGCGGTAGGAGTCGAGCTCCTTCTTGGGGTCGACCTTCATCGCGCCGCGCTCACGGTGTCGCCGGGCCGATGTAGCAGAGCATCGGCCCGTCCTCGGCGCGCTCGACGTTGACGAAGCCGAGCCGCTCGTAGAACCGTCGCGCCCCGGTGTCGACCGAGTCGACGTTGATCTGGATCTCCTCGCAGTCGCGCGCGGACAGCTCGGCGCGCATCGCGGCGACCAGCGCCGTGCCGGTCCCGCCACCGCGGCGGTCGGGTCGGACGTAGAGCTCGTCAAGGACCGCGACCGACCCGTCGGCGTACACGCTGGGGCGGAGGGTGACCAGCGCGAAGCCGTACGCCGTCGGCCCGCCCGGCCCGTCCTCCTCGGCCACCAGCGCGAGCCCGGCCGGACCCCCGATGAGTCGCGCGAACCGCGCCGCGACCTGCGCCACCGGGTCGGTCGGGGTGTCGAACTCGGCGTTGAAGTCCCGCAGCAGGCCGGCCAGCACCTCGGCGTCCCGCTCCACCGCCACGCGCACCCGTGACCCGTCGGTGGGCACGTCCTCGCTCATGTGCCCATCCTGCTGCGAGGTCCGACCCGGCACCAGCGCCGATCGCCCCACGGGTGCACGAGCAGCGCCGAGGGCGGCGCAGCCCGGTGGTCGAGCAGCGAGGAGCGCCAGCGACGAGCGGGCGTCGAGACCACACGCCGCAGCCCTGGTGGTCGAGCAGCGAGGA
This genomic window from Nocardioides marinus contains:
- a CDS encoding GyrI-like domain-containing protein, which gives rise to MKVDPKKELDSYRVTRGAWRDLVVPPMRYLMIDGHGDPNTAAYADALAVLYPVAYATKFASKQQLGRDYVVPPLEALWWAEDMSAFTTRRDKSAWHWTAMILVPDWVPADLVDAARERAAAKVPAELLERLRLETLDEGRCLQRLHVGSYDDEGPLLAELHDVEVPARGLSLTGRHHEIYLSDARRVEPSRLRTILRQPVC
- a CDS encoding GNAT family N-acetyltransferase; translation: MSEDVPTDGSRVRVAVERDAEVLAGLLRDFNAEFDTPTDPVAQVAARFARLIGGPAGLALVAEEDGPGGPTAYGFALVTLRPSVYADGSVAVLDELYVRPDRRGGGTGTALVAAMRAELSARDCEEIQINVDSVDTGARRFYERLGFVNVERAEDGPMLCYIGPATP